The Acetomicrobium sp. S15 = DSM 107314 genome window below encodes:
- a CDS encoding ABC transporter substrate-binding protein, whose amino-acid sequence MKRQWSKKVLALVVVLLFVGLAGDVAFSQEKVIKIGTLFPLTGPVALAGQRCKAAVETAVEVINNSYPDIKVPLAAQEGILGGYKIVLVHADHQGKPDIGKTEAERLFDQEGVYAIIGSYNSAVTKPASLVAERRKKLFMCGCSSSAELTKRGMKYFFRMAPTDETESQEFVTFVKWLNETKGANLKTFGVIYENTEFGKHAAEEAKKAIEAAGFQYIADVAFNPGATNLNSEVQMLKGKNPDVVFGACLGADYILWVRTMKQLAWLPKVCLNYCSGYQDPIIAQQLGPDGDYFMGTTGYSPELAELMPAVAPVEEIYKTKIDPPVPFDSDSIQEAVATFVLAQAIEKAGTLDPDKVAETLYANEWESPLSLGGKVAFAPGGQNIKAMSVVTQLKGGEYRRVFPLELANSDPVFPIPSWDKR is encoded by the coding sequence ATGAAACGGCAGTGGAGTAAGAAGGTTTTGGCGCTGGTGGTGGTCTTGCTCTTCGTGGGCCTTGCAGGCGATGTTGCTTTCTCTCAAGAAAAGGTGATAAAGATCGGCACCCTTTTTCCTCTCACCGGGCCCGTGGCCTTAGCGGGGCAGCGCTGTAAGGCTGCAGTGGAAACTGCTGTAGAGGTCATAAATAACAGTTATCCCGATATCAAAGTTCCGCTCGCTGCTCAGGAGGGAATTCTTGGGGGCTACAAAATCGTATTAGTCCATGCGGATCACCAAGGTAAACCGGATATCGGCAAAACAGAAGCCGAGCGCCTCTTCGACCAAGAAGGCGTATATGCAATCATAGGAAGCTATAACAGCGCAGTAACAAAGCCAGCGAGCCTCGTAGCCGAGAGAAGAAAAAAACTTTTTATGTGCGGTTGCTCAAGCTCTGCAGAGCTCACCAAGAGGGGGATGAAGTATTTCTTCCGCATGGCTCCCACCGACGAGACCGAGTCGCAGGAGTTCGTAACCTTTGTCAAGTGGCTCAATGAAACGAAGGGAGCCAACCTCAAGACTTTCGGCGTAATTTATGAAAATACAGAGTTCGGCAAACATGCGGCGGAAGAGGCCAAGAAGGCCATCGAAGCAGCGGGATTCCAATATATAGCTGATGTGGCGTTCAACCCGGGCGCTACGAACCTGAACAGCGAGGTACAGATGCTCAAGGGCAAAAACCCTGATGTAGTCTTCGGAGCCTGTCTCGGGGCCGATTACATCTTGTGGGTCCGCACGATGAAGCAGCTGGCCTGGCTCCCAAAGGTTTGCCTGAACTACTGCTCCGGCTATCAAGATCCCATAATAGCTCAACAGCTCGGTCCTGACGGCGATTATTTCATGGGAACCACGGGCTATTCTCCGGAGTTGGCGGAATTGATGCCCGCCGTAGCTCCTGTGGAGGAGATCTATAAGACCAAGATAGATCCTCCCGTTCCCTTCGACAGCGACAGCATCCAAGAGGCTGTAGCCACCTTCGTTTTGGCTCAGGCCATAGAGAAGGCTGGCACCTTGGATCCTGACAAAGTCGCCGAGACGCTATACGCCAACGAGTGGGAATCTCCGCTCTCGCTCGGTGGCAAGGTGGCGTTTGCCCCTGGCGGCCAAAACATAAAGGCCATGAGCGTCGTCACTCAGCTCAAGGGTGGGGAGTATAGGCGCGTATTTCCTCTGGAGTTGGCGAACTCCGATCCGGTCTTTCCAATTCCCTCCTGGGATAAGCGATAA
- a CDS encoding RidA family protein: MKKVVKVENAPAAIGPYSQAVWAGDFLYISGQLGLDPKTGEMAAKDVASQAEQVLKNIGAILETQGLSFGDVVKTTVFAKNMNDFQAVNEIYAKYFTIDCPARAFVEVARLPKDALVEIEAVAYKG, encoded by the coding sequence GTGAAAAAGGTTGTAAAAGTCGAAAACGCACCGGCAGCGATTGGGCCCTATAGTCAAGCGGTATGGGCGGGGGATTTTCTTTACATTTCTGGGCAGTTGGGCCTTGACCCAAAAACTGGCGAGATGGCAGCTAAAGACGTCGCCAGTCAGGCAGAACAAGTTCTAAAGAATATCGGAGCAATTCTTGAGACACAGGGCCTATCCTTCGGCGATGTCGTCAAAACTACTGTATTTGCAAAAAATATGAACGACTTCCAGGCAGTTAATGAGATATACGCAAAATATTTCACTATAGACTGCCCAGCTCGTGCCTTCGTTGAGGTTGCCCGTTTGCCCAAAGATGCACTGGTGGAGATCGAGGCCGTAGCCTATAAGGGGTAG